The Pochonia chlamydosporia 170 chromosome 1, whole genome shotgun sequence genome window below encodes:
- a CDS encoding ribosomal protein L26 (similar to Beauveria bassiana ARSEF 2860 XP_008599496.1) produces the protein MVKVSSTVSSSRRKSRAAHYKAPSSQRRVIMSAPLSKELREKYNVRSIPVRKDDEVTIVRGSNKGREGKVTSVYRLKYVIHVERVTRDKASGQSVPLGIHPSNVVITKLKLDKDREDILARSKVGRELSANNKVSA, from the exons ATGGTCAAGGTCAGCAGCA CCGTTTCGTCCTCGCGACGCAAGAGCCGCGCCGCTCACTATAAGGCGCCCTCCAGCCAGCGCCGTGTCATCATGAGCGCCCCTCTCAGCAAGGAGCTGCGCGAGAAGTACAAC GTCCGCAGCATCCCCGTCCGCAAGGACGACGAGGTCACCATCGTCCGTGGCTCCAACAAGGGCCGCGAGGGCAAGGTCACCTCCGTCTACCGTCTCAAATACGTCATCCACGTCGAGCGCGTCACCCGCGACAAGGCCTCCGGCCAGTCCGTCCCCCTGGGCATCCACCCCTCCAACGTGGTCAtcaccaagctcaagctcGACAAGGACCGTGAGGACATCCTGGCTCGCTCCAAGGTCGGCCGTGAGCTGAGCGCCAACAACAAGGTCTCTGCTTAA